AAATTCTTTGATTTCCCATGACTTGATCATTAAACCATCTCTTTTTCTTCTTCTACCTCGACTAAAAGGGGAACGAGATTTTCATTTAAACGACCGGCTCGAATTAATTCTGCGTAGGTATTAGCTTCTATATCGAGTAAAGTATCTTGAAATTGTTCGGCCACCACATCTTTTAATTGTGGATGTTCCTGTAGTAATTTTTGCAACTGATCTGCCAAGGACTTTAATTGTCCTTCCACCAGAGTTTTTTTATAGCGATAAAATTCGGGATCGATATCGGGAAAACGTTCTGGTTGTTGCAGATAATTGGCAACCCTAGTTAAGGCAATTTGACGAGCAATTAAGGCCGAATATTCGCTCCGAATCGGTTGATCACCGATAAGATTGAGGGCATTTAACAGCCATTGTATAGATAATCCTTGCACCAATAAAGTAAATAAAACCACCCCAAAAACCACGTCAATAATTTCTTGACGGTAGGGGATAGACGTAGGAACACTTAACGCTAGGGCGATCGAAACCGAACCGCGCAATCCTCCCCACCATAACACCGTTCTTTCCTTGAAACTGATCCTATTACCCGTAATTAGGTTACTAATTCCCCCTAGTCCAAAAATTGAGAACAGACGGGAAACCACCATAGCAGCGATCGCTATTAAAATCCCGGTTAAGTGACTACCAAGACTCTCAAAACGGGTTTGATCACCGATCAGTAAAAAGATGATGGAATTGACAAAAAAGGCGATAAATTCCCAAAATTCGCTAACTACTAGGCGCGTGCGGGGACTCATACCAATGCGCGAACCGAGATTACCGAGAATAATCCCGACAATCACCACCCCAATCACACCAGATCCGCCTAATTTTTCCGTGACGAGATAGGTTCCGTATGCAGAAACTAGGGTGAGAGACTGTTCCACGAAAGGCAGATCGAAGCGTTGGGTAAGGTAGGAAATGCCGAAACCGATCACGCAACCGACACCGATGCCAATCCCCACAAAGGTGCAGAAACGAGCGATCGTCACGGGAATTGAGAAGGTATCGACTCCCAAGGGAATCCCCACCAAGAGGACGAAAGCCACCACAGCGACCCCATCATTAAAGAGACTTTCCCCTTCCATCAGGATCGTCAGTTTTTTACTGGCCCCCAATTCTTTAAATAGGGCAATCACAGAGACGGGATCGGTGGCAGCTAGGGCAGCACCCAAGAGAAACGCGATCGATAGGGGTAAATTAGCAAAGATATGTAGGGGATAGGCGACTCCCAAAACGGAGATAATTACCCCGATAACGGCAAAAAGGACGATAGTAACCCAATATTCCTTTAATTTAGCCCAAGGAATATT
This Microcystis wesenbergii NRERC-220 DNA region includes the following protein-coding sequences:
- a CDS encoding cation:proton antiporter — translated: MSLESTANEAIAHNLEQFLLVLTISLSVATLSRTVAFLRKIPYTLLLVIVGMGLAFLDLRLVNLSPELILEIFLPPLLFEAAWNIPWAKLKEYWVTIVLFAVIGVIISVLGVAYPLHIFANLPLSIAFLLGAALAATDPVSVIALFKELGASKKLTILMEGESLFNDGVAVVAFVLLVGIPLGVDTFSIPVTIARFCTFVGIGIGVGCVIGFGISYLTQRFDLPFVEQSLTLVSAYGTYLVTEKLGGSGVIGVVIVGIILGNLGSRIGMSPRTRLVVSEFWEFIAFFVNSIIFLLIGDQTRFESLGSHLTGILIAIAAMVVSRLFSIFGLGGISNLITGNRISFKERTVLWWGGLRGSVSIALALSVPTSIPYRQEIIDVVFGVVLFTLLVQGLSIQWLLNALNLIGDQPIRSEYSALIARQIALTRVANYLQQPERFPDIDPEFYRYKKTLVEGQLKSLADQLQKLLQEHPQLKDVVAEQFQDTLLDIEANTYAELIRAGRLNENLVPLLVEVEEEKEMV